GAAAGTTTAAATGGTAACGTCACCTTAAACAGTCCAAGTTTCCCTTTAACGACAACAGCAGCTAGCCtatattgtgtgtatatatagtcaATTATCGCATTTGAAGCTAAACTGACCTTTAACTGACCAATTATAGGTCAGTGATGCATAATTAGTGCTAGTGTAGCCAGTAGTAACCACGACTGTGTCTCCACAGCGCAGTAAAATGTACCATAGGAGCGGATTAATGTGCtaaaacaatatatttattGATCTCTAGTCCAAACTCTACGATAACAACAGTCCTCACTGGTTTAGAAAAACATCTGGATTGTGATTCTTTAATGAAAGAAGTAAAACGAGGTTAAACTCAAGTTTTACACCTGAATCCAAACATGCGACTCATGACACGACGTAATAAACTTGAATAGCTATTGATACCAATATTACAGCTTTCCAAACGTTCTGTACTGtaactgagattaaagtgactcatttacagccatttcctgtaaaaacatttcaactttattatttaaaacatatgtcTGGGGACCCAAAAACAATCTCCCGTGACCCGTCTGTGGGTCACGACCCAGTCTCTGGGAACCACTGGAACTATTAGcagccatttaaaaacatgaagctacaactgtttttaaaatacatcCCATAAAGAGAGCTTTTTTATAACAGTTTCACTTTTTCAGTTCAATTCCAACCACTTCATCTTATACATTCTCAACAAGAACAAATGAACCTCCGTATGAAATGATCATGCCGTTAGGTTTCCAACACAACTGCCACTGCGCCCCCGCGTCGACTGCCACTGCGCCCCCGCGTCGACTTTCAATTTTCTTAAGAAATCATTCAACCTGaatcatttgtggacaaaacagacaGTTGAGCATTTCTCACATTTCACAGACCATCCAGAAATGAATCGGTggattcatccattcatcgttagttgcagctccctccctcccgctcttcctccctccctccctccctcccgctcTTCCTCACGTGTGCTACATGCAAATGCCTCGATGTATAGAACATGTATATAAAGAGTGGTGCCGTGTTGTGACCGTTGTGACCAAGTGACTATTTATCATGGaggtatcatcatcatcatcatcatcatcatcatcatcccaggCTTCTGATTGGCTGGTTTGTTGCGTGTCTGGGGGGGCGGGGCCACTGCTGCCGTGCTTTGTTGTCATGTGAGCGTCTGCCAGCTTTGCCTATATATAAACAATGAATATGCAAGAACTATATTGTGTATTtgggttttgatttttttattgtgttaagATGTATACTTAAGGAAAACTGTGGtacgtttgtttttattttaattcttgttgtttttaaataaattgggGAAATAAATGCctgttttgtgatttctgtttttaaatattaaatattaaatattaaatataagaCCGAGGTGAAGTTTGTGCCATTTACtgtcagaaatgtaacataTTAACTCTATTAGTGTGTTAGCGCTTTAAAACGACAGCTTCAGGCATCTTGTGGCTTGTGTTTCACATGTTGTACATTTAGATCATCCTTAACTTTAAAGTTTAAACTTTAATGTTCTCCaacgtccacaaaccaaaatgatgaatgaaaatgaaaaatcacttataaaaaaacaaacactcagacCAGTTCATTAATTACCattcaataataatcaataacagAGTCATTTTCTGCAGTAAAGACTCATTATTGATAATCTCAAAGTGTCTAGATTTAAAGCTACTTTCAAGAATTCTAGCCaaacacagtttatttattttcccccactggcagatttttttgtctctctgaaaGAAATTTAAATCTGTTGAAGAATATTTGTCTTAGTCCTCGTCGGTGTGTTCATGTATCCATGTTTGACCTATATTCAAACCTTTGGAATATAAAGAACAGCTGAGCCCACAGATTATTCCCAAATCATACTAGGACTggattgcaaaacaaactcctcctAATCCACCTGCCAGAGTGgattatataaacatatacagtataaaaagCAGAGTTAAAGCACAATTATTCAACCACAACCACTGTGCACAACACATAGACCTCAATGTTTTTAACACTACATCAGTGTGGGTTCTgtgcagggccggcccaagcctttacggggccctaagctgaagcAAGTATTAGAAGTATTAGGTAGTTTTGTTTGTAAATTCCCCCACTGTGAACTAATAAAGggttatcttatcttatcttatcatatcttatcttatcttatcttatcatatCTTATCATATCTTATCTTAACCCTCGTAGAGCATGTTACATGGAACAGGGTCCATGCAGAAGTTCATGGTTTTCTAaagcaatataataataatatctgtcGTATTTTCTTGAACCATATTCTGTATCTCTGTATCACTTCTTTaccatgaaatatgaaaatgtgctttatttatatgttatgtaaatgtgtgtgtgtgggctggtCCAAATCCATTCAAGTGTAAATCCGTGGCAGCAGCTTCGCAGCAGAAGAGCAGAGTCGCAGCAGAGTCGCAGCGACAGTGACGACTGAGAAACTGTCAAAGGTTTTAAAACGTTTAATCTCAGACTCTGAGAGAAAAATGGGAATAACTGCCGTCTTTGTTCTCTGCAGCTTTGCAGGTAAGACtgattttgtcttgttttctttgtacacggatataaaatatcaaaaataatcccattttatttaaaatggctCAAATTGGAATACACATATTTATCTTTtgttgagctgtttttttttacatgtaatatttatatgacatgttttacatgtaatATTGCTATTCTTTGACTTAAAGTCTATGTATTTGCAGTTTGTGTTAAGTTGTGCTCCAGTGAAGCACGTCTCCTGTCAGAGCAGGTGGCTGAGCCAACATCACTCACACTCTCTGAACATCTTGTGTGTAACCTCATCAGCAAATATTGAGTCAATTCTCTTCTTCAGTCGTCTTCTCGCTTTGTCTGATTTGTACATTTGGTCCACAGTGACCACAGCACAGAGTCCAGTGACTCGAGAGGCCGACGTTCCCTTTCTCAGCGCTCATGCCTCTCAGAGCGCTAAGCTGGAGTGCTGCTACATCACCGCTGGGGCGGCCGACAAAGCCTCTCTGACCTGGGTCAGAACCTTTAAATCTGGAGGCAAAACTGTGGGTCCACTCGAAGTGAAGCAGTCTGAACATGCGGCTATGGGAGACTCGGCCAAAGGTGACTCACAGTGTGGAACACTGACTCTGGCCTCACTGCAGCTCAATGACACTGGACTTTACCAGTGTCTGTTCCGCAGCAGTAAGATCCTCTCCTATGGCACCTACCTGCAGGTCTACTGTgagtctgcctgtctgtctgtctgtctgcctgtctgtctgtctgtctctgcgttcttttattattatcagtattatttGATTGAGTTTCAGATACAAAATCATACAAGAATCACGagttaataatgataataattgaaAGTGTGGGTTATACTGGGATGTCTCTGGACCAAGGTTACAATAGTTCTTTCATTAGTTGACgttgttttgaaaatgatttcGTTTGAACTtgtttgtaaatgcttagttgttattagttttagtgtatTTAGAGTATTTGCCAAGATGTAAAAgggtcataataagtattgtgtgtcataaaaacccaacaaaagatgcaattttaaatgtaatatatataatcaaatataacagtgtGTATAACACTGCTGCGGCTGGATGCAGTtggtttattattcatttattatgaatgaaaaacaacaattttagaggaaaaacaaactaaaaatattatttcatttatgtatgaaattcatttacaaagacaaaaactagGCACATTTTCGCTACAATATTCACTAACACAcaattagtttgtttgttttaaactctagtttttacttttgttttagttttttttcaattttagttttggttattttgttagttttcgttgactataataaaatataataaccCTTGCCCTGGATGTGTGTTAGGAACAGAGATTACACTGATTGGATCCAAATGCATGAGACAGGAGGCACGATGAATGATTCTAGAGTCTTTACTTTCCTCTTGAGAAAAACGGGCAAATCGAAATCACTTcttcacagaaggaaaaactaaactagactagactagactagacCAGACTAGACcacgcgacaggaagacatattatttttaccaaaataaaaggggaagtgaaaatcaaacccacaccaaaagtgacatgaacttaacgtgactttaaacttaaactaacacaataactaaactaagcaaaacaaaatcactaACAGACTTGACGTTGGTGACAATgtgttgactgactgactatagaataataaaagaataaaagaagtaTAATATGTCTGGTCAGTGCACAAGTGAAGGGAGAGATGGTGAAACAGGCTAACAGAGAAACAGTTCAAATAGAAATGTCTCAGGGCAGGAAAGTATTTTTGTGAGCAGTCTGTGAGTGGTCGGGTCCTTCCACACGCTGCTACCTGCTTTTATACTTTAAACAGCTCCAAGATTACATGGAGTTACAATTAGAACTCGTGTGTCGAGGCATTTGTGACACTGAAATTCCACAGTCTCATTAAATACAGATTGCAAATGTGGAAATGTAACAGAATCATCTCAACTCAGATTACAGTGACACTCACAGCATACAGatgttgttgattcactgctgcctccatatTTAAGCCCAacagtgttattttatgactttggtgtttgagatcatttgttcagattgacttGAGTGGCACAAACAGCGGAGGACCCGCAGCTCATGTGTCCCTATGACTTAGAAATGCAGCTTTTCTGCAGTGGAGTGAGCAGTCACAAACATTGGaaacatattaacatattaacatattcttaaaatattgtaGATGAATCACTCTTTTTAGACTAGACttgttaatataatataatataatataatataatataatataatataatataatacattatagtataatataatataatataatataatatagtataatataatatagtatagtataatataatataatataatataatataatatagtataatataatataatataatataatatagtttaatataatatagtataatataatacaatacaatacaatacaatacaatatagtataatataatataatataatataatataatataatacaatacaatacaatacaatacaatacaatataata
The sequence above is a segment of the Solea solea chromosome 13, fSolSol10.1, whole genome shotgun sequence genome. Coding sequences within it:
- the cd79a gene encoding B-cell antigen receptor complex-associated protein alpha chain; its protein translation is MGITAVFVLCSFAVTTAQSPVTREADVPFLSAHASQSAKLECCYITAGAADKASLTWVRTFKSGGKTVGPLEVKQSEHAAMGDSAKGDSQCGTLTLASLQLNDTGLYQCLFRSSKILSYGTYLQVYWPLKKIINVSESTKNKILTAEGFLLLLCMLLPTAGLLFKSKKLHELEKKKAAKEEENIYQGLNLEDCCSTYDQIERPQAPGPYQDVCNFMEEEEEIQLEKP